A region from the Aegilops tauschii subsp. strangulata cultivar AL8/78 chromosome 5, Aet v6.0, whole genome shotgun sequence genome encodes:
- the LOC109753687 gene encoding uncharacterized protein → MTMARLGLEEDDLVLMTSTSLPKATSVKLRPHTMDFLGAKDLKQLLEFNVRLNTPCVTVGDTIAVAEGDRRYLLDVVEAKPADAVSTLETDCEVDFSTPLDYVQPPAPVPAKVAAAPCQDCAHGGERRFVGVGMRMDGKPVEQTPAPVAGSSGKGKSSSEHVLRFFGGRGSVAVPPPGPKMAKKKVIKKC, encoded by the coding sequence ATGACCATGGCGCGGCTCGGGCTGGAGGAGGACGACCTGGTGCTCATGACCAGCACGTCGCTCCCAAAGGCCACCTCCGTCAAGCTGCGGCCGCACACCATGGATTTTCTGGGAGCCAAGGACCTCAAGCAGCTGCTCGAGTTCAACGTCAGACTGAACACGCCGTGCGTGACGGTCGGCGACACGATCGCCGTCGCCGAGGGGGACAGGCGGTACCTCCTCGACGTCGTCGAGGCCAAGCCCGCCGACGCCGTGTCCACCCTCGAGACCGACTGCGAGGTCGACTTCTCGACGCCGCTCGACTACGTGCAGCCTCCTGCTCCGGTGCCAGCGaaagtcgccgccgccccatgCCAAGACTGCGCCCACGGCGGCGAGCGGCGGTTCGTCGGCGTCGGCATGAGGATGGACGGCAAGCCCGTGGAGCAGACGCCGGCGCCTGTGGCGGGTTCTTCGGGCAAGGGGAAGAGttctagtgagcatgtgcttcgGTTCTTCGGCGGCCGCGGCTCGGTGGCGGTGCCACCTCCCGGCCCCAAGATGGCGAAGAAGAAAGTGatcaaaaaatgttaa
- the LOC109753684 gene encoding protein YY1-like gives MEVTTAPLPQPRALAALLVLVLLITLGGAAEAQPPLGTCGAQLSQLAPCARYSVPPLPGQALPAPGPECCSALGSVSRDCACGAIDIINSLPAKCGLPRVSCR, from the exons ATGGAGGTGACCACGGCCCCGCTGCCGCAGCCGCGCGCCCTGGCGGCCCTCCTCGTCCTGGTGCTTCTCATCACGctgggcggcgcggcggaggcgcagccgcCGCTGGGCACCTGCGGCGCGCAGCTGAGCCAGCTGGCCCCGTGCGCGCGGTACAGCGTGCCGCCGCTGCCGGGGCAGGCGCTCCCGGCGCCCGGGCCGGAGTGCTGCTCCGCTCTGGGGTCCGTGTCCCGCGACTGCGCCTGCGGCGCCATCGACATCATCAACAGCCTCCCCGCCAAGTGCGGCCTCCCGCGCGTCTCCTGCC GGTGA
- the LOC109753683 gene encoding plant UBX domain-containing protein 8 — protein MARPQQEAIDTFISITGADEAVAIRKLEEHAGDLNQAVNAHFTEGDSTVNPINQSIPPVNHDDMELDGPLDNTFQRPLFPEALHDPFALMDPNFQQMFFDSVGSAGTLNRDAQGPHPRETSNEVNDNNIQMGPSGQASVVGNATGHGSSYGPEVRETIIIDDDDEELSSGLSSQHASIRSNAPQPNPLPTAPPLVHVTDNDIEEEMIRAAIEASKREAEELANAAEQERTRHIGGINLEDHLSDEDMEIAAGTVRRQELGTGRGGTTMQPADEESSDEETDDVEEVPLVRRRSRRIPAGDAESTEPVLPGDSPPSSSQPQNHDRQYNRTDFPSEWGGISSEEHDEAVMLEAAMFGGIPEAPTYPLSHASSSHYPQVVHSPPPELTEQRLLREQQDDEYLASLQADQEKEMKTLQEAELRLLEETAAREAALEKQRQEEEEQRKMQLEKEELESNLAAKEASLPLEPPSDKEGVITLVVRMPDGSRQGRRFLKSDKFKSLFDFLDVGRTCKPETYRLVRTYPRRAFTTADGDQSFTDLGLTSKQEALFIEQITD, from the exons ATGGCGAGGCCGCAGCAGGAGGCGATCGACACCTTCATCAGCATCACCGGCGCCGACGAGGCCGTCGCCATCCGCAAGCTCGAG GAACATGCTGGTGACCTCAATCAGGCAGTCAATGCACACTTCACTGAAGGAGATAGCACAGT GAACCCAATCAATCAAAGTATTCCACCTGTTAATCATGATGATATGGAGCTGGACGGACCACTTGATAACACGTTTCAAAGACCGTTGTTCCCTGAAGCTCTGCACGACCCTTTTGCACTAATGGATCCCAATTTCCAGCAAATGTTTTTTGATAGTGTTGGTTCTGCTGGTACTCTCAATCGTGATGCACAAGGTCCGCACCCTAGAGAGACATCTAATGAAGTTAATGACAACAACATTCAAATGGGTCCTTCTGGTCAGGCTTCTGTTGTTGGGAATGCCACTGGACACGGGTCTTCATATGGACCAGAAGTTCGTGAGACTATCATAatcgatgatgacgatgaggagtTGTCATCTGGGCTGTCTTCTCAGCATGCTAGTATCCGTAGCAATGCACCGCAGCCAAATCCTCTGCCAACTGCTCCTCCACTAGTTCATGTCACAGACAATGACATAGAAGAGGAAATGATTCGGGCTGCAATTGAAGCTTCAAAAAGAGAGGCTGAAGAACTGGCAAAC GCAGCAGAGCAAGAACGGACTCGACATATTGGTGGAATAAACTTGGAAGATCATTTATCTGATGAAGACATGGAAATTGCAGCTGGAACAGTGAGAAG gCAAGAATTAGGTACAGGGAGGGGTGGAACAACTATGCAACCAGCAGATGAAGAGAGCTCAGATGAGGAGACCGATGATGTTGAAGAAGTGCCATTAGTTAGACGTCGTTCTAGGCGCATCCCTGCTGGAGACGCAGAGTCAACGGAACCTGTTCTCCCAGGTGATAGTCCTCCCTCAAGTTCGCAGCCTCAAAACCATGATCGCCAGTATAACAGAACTGATTTCCCATCGGAG TGGGGTGGCATTTCTTCTGAGGAACATGATGAAGCTGTTATGCTTGAGGCTGCAATGTTTGGTGGAATTCCTGAAGCACCAACATATCCATTATCTCATGCGAGCTCGAGTCATTATCCCCAAGTAGTGCACTCTCCACCACCAGAATTGACTGAACAACGGTTATTACGAGAGCAGCAG GATGATGAGTACCTTGCATCGCTCCAAGCTGATCAAGAAAAGGAGATGAAGACTCTACAAGAAGCTGAGCTCAGACTGCTGGAAGAAACTGCTGCAAGAGAAGCTGCTCTTGAGAAACAAAGGCAAGAGGAGGAGGAACAGCGTAAAATGCAACTTGAGAAAGAG GAGCTTGAGTCCAATCTTGCCGCCAAAGAAGCATCATTGCCATTGGAGCCACCTTCAGACAAAGAAGGTGTTATAACACTTGTAGTTCGCATGCCTGACGGTAGTCGACAGGGGCGTCGCTTTTTAAAATCTGATAAATTCAAG TCCCTTTTTGATTTCTTAGACGTTGGCAGGACTTGCAAGCCAGAAACCTACAGACTG GTAAGGACATACCCCAGGCGTGCTTTTACCACTGCTGACGGCGACCAATCATTTACTGATCTCGGGTTAACAAGCAAGCAGGAAGCCTTATTTATAGAGCAGATTACTGATTAG